A region of the Oceanihabitans sp. IOP_32 genome:
ATAAAGGTAAATTAGTTATACTCTTGAACGGATTTACAAAAAAGACGCAGAAAACACCGAAAAAGGAAATTGATAAAGCTGTCCGATTAATGAAAGAGTATTACGAAGAAAAAAACCAAAAACATGGAAACTAAAAGCTGGAAAGACATTAAAGATAAAGTTTACGGAAAAAAAGGTACTGAACGCAGAGACGAACTTGAAAGAGATTTTGAGTCCTTTAAAATAGGTTTGCTTTTGAGAAATGCTCGTGAGGAAAAAAATTTAACTCAACAACAACTTGGAGAATTGATTGACAAAAAACGAACTTATATTTCTCGTGTA
Encoded here:
- a CDS encoding helix-turn-helix domain-containing protein, producing METKSWKDIKDKVYGKKGTERRDELERDFESFKIGLLLRNAREEKNLTQQQLGELIDKKRTYISRVENDGSNLTLKTLFDIVEKGLGGKVNISIEV